A single region of the Triticum dicoccoides isolate Atlit2015 ecotype Zavitan chromosome 2B, WEW_v2.0, whole genome shotgun sequence genome encodes:
- the LOC119366157 gene encoding phenolic glucoside malonyltransferase 1-like, translated as MSPVTIIDSNYVSVPESEAPPPEPIKLTALEARWVVFPVLQHVLLYVGADMPPFDAILQSLRSSLSATLGSFAPLAGKLVHLEETGDVAISCSATDGVRFVVAESDADIRRLAGDEEHDLHLLERLVPEVDMGELPAPVLAVQATRFEGGVAVGLTVHHGVADGRSLWTFVEAWATACRGETPAATPCFDRSLVKLPCGEDLARSVLRKHAPNLPLTAPPAWFEEGRTRFTRRTFTLDAQDIQRLKQHIVGLGEANGALSNSPLPRPPSAFAAVAALAWTCFIPCRPFVADDEEVLLMFFADIRDRLDPPVKAGYIGVCLWSCLVKLPAGELRGERGLAAAASAIRDEVRKMREVPVGMWDFQTSVLAGRPMDRLMNVSGSPRFRAYEDADFGWGNPRRTEPIRMNHDGQIALMGAGDGHGVQVSVSLLQPAQMDLFKSHFLDLLGLTKKD; from the exons ATGTCGCCGGTGACAATTATCGACTCAAACTATGTCAGTGTGCCGGAGAGCGAAGCGCCACCGCCGGAGCCGATCAAGCTCACAGCGTTGGAGGCGCGGTGGGTCGTCTTCCCGGTGCTGCAGCACGTGCTGCTCTACGTGGGCGCCGACATGCCGCCCTTTGACGCCATTCTCCAGTCCCTCCGGTCCTCCCTCTCCGCGACTCTAGGCAGCTTTGCGCCGCTCGCCGGCAAGCTCGTCCACCTCGAGGAAACGGGGGACGTCGCCATCAGCTGCTCGGCCACCGACGGCGTCAGGTTCGTGGTCGCGGAGTCCGACGCCGAcatccgccgcctcgccggcgacgaggagcacGACCTGCATTTGCTTGAGCGGCTCGTGCCGGAGGTGGACATGGGTGAGCTGCCGGCCCCCGTTTTGGCCGTGCAGGCCACACGCTTCGAGGGCGGCGTGGCGGTCGGGCTGACGGTGCACCACGGTGTCGCCGACGGCCGGTCGTTGTGGACGTTCGTCGAGGCGTGGGCGACGGCGTGTCGGGGCGAGACGCCGGCTGCCACACCGTGCTTCGACCGCTCGCTCGTCAAACTTCCCTGTGGCGAAGATCTGGCCAGGAGCGTCTTGAGAAAGCACGCGCCGAATCTACCATTG ACGGCGCCGCCGGCGTGGTTCGAAGAGGGGCGCACACGGTTCACCCGTCGTACGTTCACCTTGGATGCGCAGGACATCCAACGCCTCAAGCAGCACATCGTCGGTCTTGGCGAAGCCAACGGCGCATTGTCCAactcgcccctgccccgtcccccgtCCGCCTTCGCCGCCGTCGCGGCGCTCGCATGGACGTGCTTCATCCCGTGTAGGCCGTTCGTCGCGGACGACGAGGAAGTGCTGCTCATGTTCTTCGCCGATATCCGTGACCGCCTCGACCCTCCCGTCAAGGCGGGGTACATCGGCGTGTGCCTCTGGTCATGTCTCGTGAAGCTGCCCGCCGGGGAActccgcggcgagcgcggcctggcGGCCGCAGCGTCGGCGATCCGGGACGAGGTCCGCAAGATGAGAGAGGTCCCAGTGGGCATGTGGGATTTTCAGACATCGGTGCTGGCGGGTCGCCCTATGGACCGTCTGATGAACGTGTCGGGCTCGCCGCGCTTCAGGGCATACGAGGACGCAGACTTCGGGTGGGGGAATCCGAGGCGGACGGAGCCCATCAGGATGAACCACGACGGTCAGATCGCGCTGATGGGTGCCGGAGACGGCCACGGGGTGCAGGTGTCGGTGTCACTGCTGCAACCGGCGCAAATGGACTTGTTCAAGTCTCACTTCCTCGACCTACTTGGTTTAACCAAAAAAGATTGA